The nucleotide window AAGCGATGGGAGATTCAGTGGAGACACAAAGCGGAAGCGGATATAAAAAGGATTTGAGAAAGAAGGCTCAGGTCCTTTTTCTCTATCAAGACCCGGAAGCTTACTGCGAAGAGGGAGGAGGTACAGATGAAAAAGGTATACATTCTGGCAACAGGAGGGACGATCTCTGCCGCGGGAGAAGAAGGAAAGACCTCCGGCTACCATGACGGGAAATTTGACGTCCATGAGCTTCTGGAGAGCATAAAAGGGGTGGGAGAAATCGCGGCTCTGGAGGGAGAACAGATATTAAACATCTCCAGTGATGATATCACATGCGGGGATTGGATCGCTCTTGCGAAGCGGATCAACCGGCTGGCGGAGGACCCTTCCATAGATGGGGTTGTCATCACACACGGAACCAATACCATGGAAGAAACGGCATATTTCCTGAACTTGACAGTCAAGACGAGAAAACCGGTGGTTCTGACCGGATCGATGCGCCCGGCCACGGCCAACAGCGCGGACGGTCCGCAGAATCTCTACGAGGCGGTTTCTCTGGCGGCCAGTAAAGAGGCGGAAGGAAAAGGAGTACTGGTGGTATTTGCCGACGGGATTTTCAGCGCTGACCGGGTACAGAAGGTCAACTGTTTCCGTCCGGCGGCATTTGACGGAAAGGACTTTGGATGTATCGGGTATATGCAGGATTCCGTTCCGCGCTTTTTACAGCTTCCGGCCAAAAAACATACGGTGGATACGGAATTTACCGTAGAAGGAGTTGACGTGCTTCCAAAGGTAGAAATTGCATATTTTTATGCCGACGCTGATCCTGATATCCTGGAATTTCTTTCGTCCCGGGCACAGGGGCTTATCCTGGCGGGAGCAGGAAGCGGGCTCATGAGCAAAAGCTGGAAGCAGGAGATCCGGAAGCTTTCGGAAAGAATCCCCATCGTGAGGACAACCCGGGTTGGAAACGGTATGGTCAGCTGGGATCACTGCGATGAAGAGCTGAAGACCATACCTGGCCAGACATTGATTCCCGTGAAAGCCAGAATCCTGCTGTCTCTGGCACTTTTGAGGACCAGCGGCAGAGATGAGCTGCAGAACATATTTCAATTATACTGAAGGGGTAAGATGATATGGAAAAAGAAAATAGAAAATTAGAATTTTACGGAGGGGAATGGGTTTCCCTGGCGCCGCTGCTCCTTTTCATCGTGCTGATCATTGTCACCACTTTTTTCTGGGGCTCTATATCCGACGGGGCTCTCTGGGTGCCGATTTTCCTGGGGCTGGTGATTCCGTTTTTCCTGGCAAAGGATAAAAAGCACTACAGCAATACGCTGATCATGGGAATGGCCAGTAAGGATACGGCTTTTCCCATTGCCACGTGGCTGTTTGCCGGCGTATTTTCCAGAATTCTGAGGATGTCCGGTTTTGCCACGGGTCTTGCGGGCCTGGCCGGATCCTTTGGCGTGGGCCCCGTGCTCTTTACGGTGATTTCCTTTTTGGCGGCTACTTTGTTTTCCACGGCTACCGGAACCGGATTCGGAACGATTGCAGCCTGTATGGGAGTATTGTATCCGGCCGGAGTGGAGCTGGGAGTGAATCCCGCCTTTTTGGCAGGGGCGATATTGGGAGGAGCAGCGTTCGGAGACAACCTGGCGCCGGTTTCCGATTCCACGATCGCCTCGGCAACTGCCATGGACGTGGATGTTCCCAAGTGTGTGAGAAGCCGTCTGAAGTATTCTCTGACGGCTGCTGCAATTACTCTGATCATCACGATCATCGTGGGAAATATACTGGGCCAGTCTGCCAACATAAAAGAAGCGGTCTCCTATGATCAAATGACTTTGATCATGATTGTTCCGGTGATCATTACGCTGATCATTGCCATAAAATCCGGCGACCTGATCATTGCCACGATCATTGGCTCCGTATTGTCGGGAGCGGCGGCTGTGATATTCGGACTGATGGATTTTGTTCAGATCGATGCGGTGAATCCAGTGAGAGAAGCCTTGTTTTCCGTCAGCGGTTCGGGGCTTGACCGTGCGGTCGGAGGCGCTGTGTTCACCGGTCTGTCCAGTATGACTCAGATGGTTGTCCTATGTCTGATGCTGTTCAGCGCGATTCATATCATGAAGTGCGGACATGGAGATATGAAGATTCTGAACGCTCTCAGCCATGTGACCAGGCGTGCGGTAGGCGCAGAGGTCGTGATCTCTTTCATGGTCATCGCATTGTCGTCGATCATGGGATTAAACGCCCCGGCTATCCTGACAGTCGGGCCGTCCTTCGCGAGGCCCCTTGCCGACAAGCACGGAATCAGCCGCTACCGGATGGCAAACCTGATGGACGCCCAGTCCTGTACATGGTGTTACAGCCTGCCGTGGACCTGCACTATGATGTATATTTTAAGCTTTACGGTGGATACGAGCGCTCCGCTGAGCGGGATACAGATCACGCCGTACTGTTTCTTCACATTTGTTATGACGGCGGTCATGTTTGTGTCCATCTTCCTGGGGATCGGCAGGAAAGATTTTATAAACGTACAGGGAGAAGCAGAATAGAACACAGAGCGTTATTCATAGATTCGGTCCTCATATTCGTTCAGGACCAGGGTGACGTTCATATTCCCATTTCTGCACCGGATGCTGTCTAAAAAAGCCTTTTGGCTGATGTTTTGTTTCATTTGAATGCGGTAGACCAGCTCGAATAAGGTTCCAAATTCTGTGGTGCGGATACGGCGTATTTTCCAGGAATCCGTATATTCCTTTAAAATCTTGTCAAAAAGCCCTTCGTAGTTCAGATCCTCGGGGATGGCGATTTTAAGCGTCATGGCCTCGCTTTTCGGAATCCCGAAATGAGATTTTTCGAGGATCACCATGGCCAGGCACAGGACGAAGGCGAACAGCAGAGAGTAAGTGAGAAACCCCATGCCGGAGGCCAGCCCTACGGCTACGGTAAAAAATACATAGGCGATGTCCTTCGGGTCGCCGGGAGCGCTCCGGAAACGCACCAGGGAAAAGGCGCCGGCCAGGGAAAAGGCCCTTGCCACGTTGCTGCCGACCAGCAGGATTATGGTAGCGATGATGGCGGGAAGCATGATCAGAGTGATCGCGAAGGACGGGACATATCCGCTTTCTTTATGGGTGAAGATATAAATACAGCTGATGAAGAATCCGGTCAGCAGGGCGCAGGCCAGGATGGCCGCCGTGGACGACAGAGTCAGACTGTCTCCGGCTACAGAAGAAAATATGTAATTCATAGGAACTCCTTTCCTTTGTTACATTTATGCGGTGATCGGCTGCCTTTTGTCTAAAAGAGATTGTTTGTACATGGCGCCATATTTGGAAAAGCTGGCGGAGCGAATATGAAGGGAAGAAAAAGCTTCCGCCAGCCAGAGGGGGGCAGTGCCGACTAGCTTGATTTCCATCAGGCAGGTACCGGGGGCAAGAAGTTCCCGGGGAATGTCGGAATCCGCTCTCAGGTCCAGAGAAAGGATATGGAAATCAAAGGTGATTCTAAGGTCCGGATCGGTTTTTCCAAAATAAGCGACCCTTTCATAAGAAATGGACGCCGCCGGCGACAGGGGATGACGTTCCATGAAGTATGAAATCTCATGAAGCACCTGCCCGTCCAGATATGCCGTGTCCTTGGGAGATTCATGATGACTCAGAAAGACGTCTGCTTCTGCCAGGGACAGGGATGCGCGCCGCTTTGTCACAACTCCGCCCACCTTTTTTTTCATTTCCAGAAATACAGGGGATTCCGGAGAATCAGGGAGTTCATAGCTTCTCAGCCTCAGCTTTTCTTTATAGTAGGGCTTTGTGAGAGAGGTCCTGATGAGCCGGTAATCGTCTGTGTCATAGTAAATATTATAGATGGAATAGGAGGAACCGTCCGGACAATACTGGTCGTATTCCATATAAGGTTCCATCCTCTTCGTAAGTTCCTCGTACTGGCGGTCCGTCAGGAGGGACTTTTTTTCCATTCGTTTGAACGTTTTAATACTCATGGATCTCATCCTTTCTGCAGCTTCCTTTTCTGGAGCCATTATAAAAAGGCAACCTTAAATTTGTCTGAAACCAGACCGGAATTTTACTCGGGGTTTCAGACTAATTAAAGTGTTTGCTTTTATTCTGATGGAAAGAGGAGTAAGAACTGTGGTATAAATAAAAGCGGAAGGTATGAAGAGCCGGTATAAGAAACGGGAGGAAGATATGCGGATTTTGATTGTGGAAGACGAGATCAGGCTGGCCGAAGCTCTGGGACAGATCATGTCAGAGCATAAATATACGGCGGACATGGTATATAATGGAGAGGACGGGCTGGACTATGCGATGAGCGGCATCTACGATGTGG belongs to Qiania dongpingensis and includes:
- a CDS encoding polyphosphate polymerase domain-containing protein, which translates into the protein MSIKTFKRMEKKSLLTDRQYEELTKRMEPYMEYDQYCPDGSSYSIYNIYYDTDDYRLIRTSLTKPYYKEKLRLRSYELPDSPESPVFLEMKKKVGGVVTKRRASLSLAEADVFLSHHESPKDTAYLDGQVLHEISYFMERHPLSPAASISYERVAYFGKTDPDLRITFDFHILSLDLRADSDIPRELLAPGTCLMEIKLVGTAPLWLAEAFSSLHIRSASFSKYGAMYKQSLLDKRQPITA
- a CDS encoding DUF4956 domain-containing protein produces the protein MNYIFSSVAGDSLTLSSTAAILACALLTGFFISCIYIFTHKESGYVPSFAITLIMLPAIIATIILLVGSNVARAFSLAGAFSLVRFRSAPGDPKDIAYVFFTVAVGLASGMGFLTYSLLFAFVLCLAMVILEKSHFGIPKSEAMTLKIAIPEDLNYEGLFDKILKEYTDSWKIRRIRTTEFGTLFELVYRIQMKQNISQKAFLDSIRCRNGNMNVTLVLNEYEDRIYE
- a CDS encoding Na+/H+ antiporter NhaC family protein — protein: MEKENRKLEFYGGEWVSLAPLLLFIVLIIVTTFFWGSISDGALWVPIFLGLVIPFFLAKDKKHYSNTLIMGMASKDTAFPIATWLFAGVFSRILRMSGFATGLAGLAGSFGVGPVLFTVISFLAATLFSTATGTGFGTIAACMGVLYPAGVELGVNPAFLAGAILGGAAFGDNLAPVSDSTIASATAMDVDVPKCVRSRLKYSLTAAAITLIITIIVGNILGQSANIKEAVSYDQMTLIMIVPVIITLIIAIKSGDLIIATIIGSVLSGAAAVIFGLMDFVQIDAVNPVREALFSVSGSGLDRAVGGAVFTGLSSMTQMVVLCLMLFSAIHIMKCGHGDMKILNALSHVTRRAVGAEVVISFMVIALSSIMGLNAPAILTVGPSFARPLADKHGISRYRMANLMDAQSCTWCYSLPWTCTMMYILSFTVDTSAPLSGIQITPYCFFTFVMTAVMFVSIFLGIGRKDFINVQGEAE
- a CDS encoding asparaginase, producing MKTRKLTAKREEVQMKKVYILATGGTISAAGEEGKTSGYHDGKFDVHELLESIKGVGEIAALEGEQILNISSDDITCGDWIALAKRINRLAEDPSIDGVVITHGTNTMEETAYFLNLTVKTRKPVVLTGSMRPATANSADGPQNLYEAVSLAASKEAEGKGVLVVFADGIFSADRVQKVNCFRPAAFDGKDFGCIGYMQDSVPRFLQLPAKKHTVDTEFTVEGVDVLPKVEIAYFYADADPDILEFLSSRAQGLILAGAGSGLMSKSWKQEIRKLSERIPIVRTTRVGNGMVSWDHCDEELKTIPGQTLIPVKARILLSLALLRTSGRDELQNIFQLY